The genomic window AGGCGCGGGCGGTTGTCACCAACCACGCTCTGGCGCTGGTGGGCGATGCCCAGGGCCGCCAGCTGCTCGGCCAGCCAGCGGGCATTGCCATTAGTGATGTTGCCGAGCAGCAGCTCGGTGCCGATGCAGAGAATCTCGGCGCTCACAACCTCACAGCTCCCGGTTGGCCGCAGGCTGCTGCAAGGCCCGGCGAGTGCTAACCAGCACCCAGATCAACACCGCAGTAGCCAGGGCCAGCCAGAGAAAGCGCAATTCAGCATTCACCAGCACCAGGGCCAGGGAGCCCAACCACTGGGTGAAGGCATAAATCAGCAACACGGTGCGGCGATGGCTCAGTCCCGTCCGCAGCAGCCGGTGGTGCAGGTGGCGCCGATCGGGATAGAAGGGAGAGTGGCCTTCGCTGAGGCGCCCCATGATCACTGCCGACATGTCGGCCAAGGGCAGCGACAGGATCAGCAGCGGTAGCAGCAGGCTGACGCTGGTGAGCCCCTTGGCCGGGCCGACGATGCTGATCGCCGCCAGGGCAAAGCCCAAGAAATAGGAACCGCCGTCACCCATGAAGATGCGGGCAGGGTTGAAGTTGTGGCGCAGGAAACCGAGGCAGCTGCCGGCCAGCGCCGCGGCCAGCAGGCCAGCTGCAGGCTGATGCAGGCTGAAACTCACCGACAACAAACCCACTGCAGCGATACCGCTCACGCCCGCCGCCAGACCATCGAGACCATCAAGCCAGTTGATGGCATTGGTGATGCCCACCAACCAGATCACCGTTGCCAGCAGGCTGAGCCAGTCTGGCAATGGCAGCAGCAGATCAGAGCCTCCCCACCAGCCCATGGGGATCTCGATGTTGCCGATGCGCACACCCTCGTTCCACGCAACCATCGAAATGGCCAACTGGCCGGCCAAGCGGGGCAGGGGCGGCAGGGCATAGAGATCATCTGCCAGCCCGATCAAGAAAAAGCAAAGGGCGCCAGCCAGGGTGGTCCAGATCAACTGGTCCTTTTCAGCGGGAAGGTTGGCGAACCCCCCCAAGCCCCAAGTGAGACCCAGTGCTGCACTGAAGGAGATAACAATGCCGACTCCTCCAAGGCGCACCATCGGAGAGGTGTGCTGCTTGCGCGCATCGGGAGCATCCACCAATCCCCAGCGCAGTCCGAGCCGACGTACCACTGGCACCACCAGAGCCGTGCACAGAGCAGCAACGGCAAAAGTGAGCAAGGCGGCCGCGTTGGGGCTGTAGGCGAGGGTCACTGAATCAGACCGAAGCAAGCCGAAAAATGGCCTTCAGCACCCACCTTACGGGCGTTGAACTGGATCAAGCGTGCTGAAGCTCACGCGCTGCTGCGTAAAGCGGGAAGCGCTCACAGAGAGCAGCAACCCGATCGCGGCAGCGCTGTTCGATGGCGCTGTCTTCGGGATTTAGCAGGCGATCGGCGATCACATCGGCCACCTCGCGGAAGGCAGCCTCGTCAAAACCACGGGTGGTGCAGGCAGCGGTGCCCAGACGCAGGCCGCTGGTCACGAAGGGCGACTGAGGATCGAAGGGCACGGTGTTCTTGTTGGCGGTGATGTGGACATCACTCACCAGCAGGTCAGCCACCTTGCCGGTCATGCCGATGCTGCGCAGATCCAGCAGCACGATGTGGTTGTCGGTGCCGCCGCTCACCACGGCGATGCCGCGCTCTTGGATGCGCCCGGCGAGGGCCTGGGCGTTGGCAATCACCTGCTGGCTGTAAACGCGGAAGCAGGGCTGTAGGGCCTCGCCGAAGGCCACGGCCTTGGCGGCGATCACGTGCTCCAGCGGGCCACCCTGGCTGCCGGGGAACACGGCCTTGTCAAACTGCTTGCCGAACTCGGCATCGCGGCAGAGGATCAAGCCGCCGCGGGGGCCGCGCAGGGTCTTGTGGGTGGTGGTGGTCACCACGTCGCAATGGGGCACGGGGTTGGGGTGCACTCCCGCCGCCACCAGGCCGGCGATGTGGGCCATATCGGCC from Cyanobium sp. Tous-M-B4 includes these protein-coding regions:
- a CDS encoding glycosyltransferase family 4 protein gives rise to the protein MTLAYSPNAAALLTFAVAALCTALVVPVVRRLGLRWGLVDAPDARKQHTSPMVRLGGVGIVISFSAALGLTWGLGGFANLPAEKDQLIWTTLAGALCFFLIGLADDLYALPPLPRLAGQLAISMVAWNEGVRIGNIEIPMGWWGGSDLLLPLPDWLSLLATVIWLVGITNAINWLDGLDGLAAGVSGIAAVGLLSVSFSLHQPAAGLLAAALAGSCLGFLRHNFNPARIFMGDGGSYFLGFALAAISIVGPAKGLTSVSLLLPLLILSLPLADMSAVIMGRLSEGHSPFYPDRRHLHHRLLRTGLSHRRTVLLIYAFTQWLGSLALVLVNAELRFLWLALATAVLIWVLVSTRRALQQPAANREL
- the glyA gene encoding serine hydroxymethyltransferase, with the protein product MANPGGAALNQSLAAGDPAIAGLIEKELRRQETHLELIASENFASRAVMEAQGSVLTNKYAEGLPSKRYYGGCEHVDAIEELAIERAKELFGAAWANVQPHSGAQANFAVFLALLQPGDTILGMDLSHGGHLTHGSPVNVSGKWFKAVHYGVDPDSQQLNFDTIRQLALEHKPKLIVCGYSAYPRSIDFAAFRAIADEVGAYLLADMAHIAGLVAAGVHPNPVPHCDVVTTTTHKTLRGPRGGLILCRDAEFGKQFDKAVFPGSQGGPLEHVIAAKAVAFGEALQPCFRVYSQQVIANAQALAGRIQERGIAVVSGGTDNHIVLLDLRSIGMTGKVADLLVSDVHITANKNTVPFDPQSPFVTSGLRLGTAACTTRGFDEAAFREVADVIADRLLNPEDSAIEQRCRDRVAALCERFPLYAAARELQHA